From Kangiella sp. TOML190, one genomic window encodes:
- a CDS encoding OmpA family protein: protein MKKLILGACLLSASTLGFAEEGEVKDRSGAYGMISLVQTQFDLARNLKDQDSTGLSIGWMLNKNWAIEGTYTYLDDVNKFPSNFEPGSGVSDIETYGLDFIYNDTHWLGNTTTSPFLKFGMGKHNVTTDHPWLFPSQIEEDEFIKLGVGIQHFASKHAFIRAGVDFLDGDEDLGDDRHFYFGVGYFFGSTHYDSPAKVEQPKQAPKDSDGDGVMDADDRCPGTPAGAKVDAYGCPVDSDGDGVYDYQDACPNTPAGAKVDEKGCQVKAEKVVVDMRLNFDTNMYAIKPEMVSEIAKVAEFLRQFPNVEAQIQGHTDSVGSSNYNQGLSERRANSVVDYLASNFGIDKARLTGVGYGEERPIADNATAEGRALNRRAEANLESK, encoded by the coding sequence ATGAAGAAGTTAATTTTAGGAGCATGCCTATTAAGTGCTAGCACGTTAGGTTTTGCAGAAGAAGGTGAAGTGAAAGACCGTAGTGGTGCTTACGGTATGATTTCTTTAGTTCAAACTCAGTTTGATCTTGCGAGAAATTTAAAAGATCAAGATTCAACAGGATTGTCAATTGGTTGGATGCTTAATAAAAACTGGGCAATTGAAGGAACTTATACCTATTTAGATGATGTGAATAAGTTCCCTTCAAATTTTGAGCCTGGTTCAGGTGTATCGGATATTGAAACTTACGGTTTAGATTTTATCTACAATGATACTCACTGGTTAGGTAATACAACTACTAGCCCGTTCTTGAAATTTGGTATGGGTAAACATAACGTTACTACTGATCACCCTTGGCTTTTTCCTTCGCAAATCGAAGAGGACGAATTTATTAAGTTGGGTGTAGGTATCCAACATTTTGCCTCAAAGCATGCTTTCATTAGAGCTGGTGTTGACTTCTTAGATGGCGATGAAGATCTTGGTGATGACAGACACTTCTATTTCGGAGTAGGCTATTTCTTTGGTTCTACGCACTATGATTCGCCTGCTAAGGTAGAGCAACCAAAACAAGCACCAAAAGATTCTGATGGTGACGGTGTGATGGATGCTGACGATCGTTGTCCTGGTACTCCTGCTGGCGCTAAAGTTGATGCTTATGGCTGTCCTGTAGATTCGGATGGTGATGGCGTATATGATTACCAAGACGCTTGTCCTAACACTCCTGCTGGCGCTAAAGTTGATGAGAAAGGCTGTCAAGTTAAAGCGGAGAAAGTTGTTGTTGATATGCGTTTAAACTTCGACACTAACATGTATGCGATCAAGCCAGAAATGGTTTCAGAAATCGCTAAAGTGGCTGAGTTCTTACGTCAATTCCCTAACGTTGAAGCACAAATTCAAGGTCACACTGACAGCGTTGGTTCCTCTAACTACAACCAAGGTTTATCAGAGCGTCGTGCTAACTCAGTAGTAGACTACTTAGCCAGCAACTTCGGTATTGATAAAGCACGCTTAACTGGTGTTGGTTATGGTGAAGAGCGTCCTATCGCTGACAATGCTACAGCAGAAGGCCGTGCGCTTAACCGTCGTGCTGAAGCGAACTTAGAATCTAAATAA
- a CDS encoding NADH:ubiquinone reductase (Na(+)-transporting) subunit B — MGLKNFIEKIEPHFEKGGKWEKWYALYEAAATIFYTPGHVTTNGSHVRDNIDLKRIMIMVWFATFPAMFWGMWNIGYQAQLGVMNGLNLPDIWQVGFFQFFGGAITADTSWFGLMFYGSCFFLPIYATTFIVGGFWEVLFASIRGHEINEGFFVTSILFALIVPPEIPLWQVALGISFGVVVAKEIFGGTGKNFMNPALAGRAFLFFAYPTDISGTEVWAAVDGFSSATPLAAAAAGSITDYSINQNWWDAFLGYIPGSIGEVSTLMIMIGGFIIIAARIASWRIVTGVMLGMVASSYLLNFIGSDTNPMFAMPWYWHLVTGGFAFGMFFMATDPVSAALTNKGKWYFGALIGIMVVLIRVVNPAFPEGMMLAILFANLFAPLIDHFVVQANIKRRARRHV, encoded by the coding sequence ATGGGTTTAAAGAATTTTATTGAAAAAATCGAGCCGCATTTTGAAAAAGGCGGCAAGTGGGAGAAGTGGTATGCGCTTTACGAAGCGGCTGCGACTATCTTCTACACTCCCGGCCATGTGACCACTAACGGTTCGCACGTACGCGATAATATCGATTTAAAACGTATTATGATCATGGTCTGGTTCGCTACTTTCCCGGCCATGTTCTGGGGTATGTGGAACATCGGTTATCAAGCGCAGCTTGGCGTGATGAATGGCTTGAATCTACCGGATATATGGCAAGTGGGCTTTTTCCAGTTCTTTGGTGGCGCTATTACCGCAGACACCAGCTGGTTCGGACTCATGTTCTACGGCTCTTGCTTCTTCCTGCCAATTTACGCCACGACCTTTATCGTCGGCGGCTTCTGGGAAGTGTTGTTCGCCAGTATTCGCGGCCATGAGATCAACGAAGGTTTCTTCGTCACCTCGATTCTATTCGCGCTGATCGTACCGCCGGAAATTCCGCTATGGCAAGTAGCGCTAGGTATTAGCTTCGGTGTGGTGGTTGCAAAAGAAATCTTTGGCGGCACTGGTAAGAACTTCATGAACCCAGCTTTGGCCGGACGTGCCTTCTTATTCTTTGCTTACCCAACGGATATTTCAGGTACTGAGGTTTGGGCAGCGGTCGATGGTTTCTCCAGCGCTACGCCGTTAGCGGCAGCAGCGGCTGGATCCATAACCGACTACAGTATCAATCAAAACTGGTGGGATGCTTTCTTAGGCTATATCCCTGGTTCGATTGGTGAAGTGTCGACCTTAATGATCATGATTGGCGGTTTTATTATCATCGCCGCACGAATTGCCTCGTGGCGTATCGTAACCGGCGTTATGTTAGGCATGGTGGCATCATCTTACTTGTTGAACTTTATCGGAAGCGATACTAACCCCATGTTTGCCATGCCTTGGTATTGGCATCTGGTTACTGGTGGTTTTGCCTTTGGTATGTTTTTTATGGCGACCGACCCTGTCTCGGCCGCGCTGACCAACAAAGGTAAATGGTACTTTGGTGCGCTAATCGGCATCATGGTGGTCTTGATCCGTGTGGTTAACCCAGCCTTCCCTGAAGGGATGATGCTGGCCATTTTATTCGCCAACCTATTTGCGCCATTGATTGACCACTTTGTGGTTCAGGCCAACATTAAACGGAGGGCTCGTCGTCATGTCTAA
- the folP gene encoding dihydropteroate synthase: MLSILKLNGPLVMGILNATPDSFSDGGQFQRQEQALQHAQQMIADGADVIDIGGESTRPGAKAVSVDEELQRVIPLLEAIRELGKPISVDTSKPQVMQAAIEAGASMINDVRALTAEGALEVVAASKVEVCLMHMQGQPRDMQQQPTYHNLVTEVMDFLQQRVQACADVGIEKSRICLDPGIGFGKTLEHNCRLLKELPSLTSCGLPLLVGVSRKSMLGQILGVEVDQRMVASVAAGLIAVAKGAKILRVHDVLATRQALDIYQAIES; this comes from the coding sequence ATGCTTTCAATTCTTAAGCTAAATGGCCCTTTAGTGATGGGTATTTTAAATGCCACGCCGGATTCGTTTTCCGATGGCGGCCAGTTTCAGCGCCAAGAGCAGGCCCTGCAGCATGCGCAGCAAATGATAGCCGATGGAGCTGATGTGATTGATATTGGTGGTGAGTCTACTCGGCCGGGTGCAAAAGCCGTATCGGTTGACGAAGAGTTGCAGCGAGTGATCCCTTTGCTCGAGGCAATTAGGGAACTTGGTAAGCCAATTTCTGTCGATACTTCTAAGCCACAAGTGATGCAGGCAGCAATTGAGGCCGGCGCCAGTATGATCAATGATGTGCGTGCGCTTACCGCAGAGGGCGCGCTTGAGGTGGTGGCGGCGTCAAAAGTTGAGGTTTGTTTGATGCATATGCAAGGTCAGCCAAGAGATATGCAGCAGCAACCGACCTACCATAACCTGGTTACTGAAGTTATGGACTTTTTGCAGCAGCGAGTGCAAGCTTGTGCTGATGTTGGGATTGAGAAAAGTCGGATTTGCCTCGATCCTGGTATCGGCTTTGGTAAAACACTTGAACACAATTGTCGTTTGTTAAAAGAGTTGCCGAGTTTAACAAGTTGCGGCTTACCTTTATTGGTAGGAGTTTCGCGCAAAAGTATGCTTGGCCAGATTTTAGGTGTTGAGGTTGATCAACGGATGGTGGCAAGTGTGGCCGCGGGTTTGATAGCAGTTGCAAAAGGTGCAAAAATTTTGCGGGTACATGATGTGTTGGCAACGCGGCAGGCGCTTGATATTTATCAAGCCATAGAAAGTTAA
- the nqrE gene encoding NADH:ubiquinone reductase (Na(+)-transporting) subunit E: MEHYLSLFVRAVFVENLALSFLLGMCTFLAVSKKIQTAIGLGIAVVVVQTITVPVNNLLLNNLLAEGALSWAGFPEADLSFLGLIVYIGVIAAVVQILEMTLDKFFPALYQSLGIFLPLITVNCAIMGGSLFMAERNYNFSESIMFGFGSGFGWALAIAALAGIREKMKYSDVPDGLRGLGITFIVVGLMALGFMSFTGIKL, encoded by the coding sequence ATGGAACATTATTTATCATTATTTGTTCGCGCAGTTTTCGTTGAAAACTTAGCCTTATCATTCCTATTGGGAATGTGTACCTTCTTGGCGGTATCCAAGAAGATTCAAACGGCGATTGGCCTTGGTATTGCGGTCGTGGTCGTACAAACTATCACTGTACCGGTTAACAATTTGTTGCTTAACAACTTGTTGGCAGAAGGTGCTTTGAGCTGGGCAGGCTTTCCAGAAGCTGACTTAAGCTTCTTAGGTCTAATCGTTTATATTGGCGTTATCGCGGCGGTGGTTCAGATCTTGGAGATGACTCTAGATAAGTTCTTCCCTGCACTCTACCAATCCTTGGGTATCTTCTTGCCTTTGATTACGGTGAACTGCGCCATTATGGGTGGCTCCTTATTTATGGCCGAGCGCAACTATAACTTCTCAGAGTCGATTATGTTTGGCTTTGGCTCGGGTTTTGGTTGGGCATTAGCAATTGCCGCACTTGCCGGTATTCGTGAAAAAATGAAATATTCTGATGTGCCTGATGGGCTGCGCGGTTTAGGGATCACCTTTATCGTGGTCGGTCTAATGGCGCTTGGATTTATGTCATTTACTGGTATTAAGCTGTAA
- the nqrM gene encoding (Na+)-NQR maturation NqrM, producing MSTFILAFSLFLAVILIMAVGYIFQNKRISGSCGGLDALGIEKACDCEKPCAKKRARLRNERRLNVQIIED from the coding sequence ATGAGCACCTTTATTTTAGCGTTTTCCCTGTTTCTTGCTGTCATTTTAATTATGGCGGTAGGCTATATTTTCCAGAACAAAAGGATCAGTGGTAGCTGCGGCGGTTTGGATGCACTTGGAATTGAAAAGGCCTGTGATTGTGAAAAACCTTGTGCTAAAAAGCGTGCTCGTCTTAGAAATGAGCGACGCTTAAACGTGCAAATTATTGAAGACTAA
- a CDS encoding Na(+)-translocating NADH-quinone reductase subunit C codes for MSKKESPTKTIVVALLLSLICSVVVSTAAIKLKPIQQKNQALDKKRNILVAAGMIESGSSASVEELFQQVESKHVDLATGEFVNVPPNFDQRKAAKNPNSNVALTAEQDLGGIGSRAQVANVYLVKKDGQLDSIIFPIHGKGLFSTLYGFIALDKDLKTVKGIKYYEHGETPGLGGEVENSTWLAKWPGKQALDANGEPVLTLVKSVPSNDTQVDALSGATWTTNGVQNMIHFWLGDNGFGPFLDRVRAGDI; via the coding sequence ATGTCTAAGAAAGAAAGTCCTACTAAAACTATCGTGGTTGCTTTGCTATTAAGTTTGATTTGTTCGGTGGTGGTTTCAACCGCAGCCATCAAGCTCAAGCCGATTCAGCAAAAAAACCAAGCGCTGGATAAGAAGCGTAATATTCTGGTGGCTGCTGGCATGATCGAATCAGGTTCGTCGGCAAGCGTGGAAGAACTGTTTCAACAAGTCGAGTCAAAGCATGTGGATTTGGCGACGGGTGAATTTGTCAATGTTCCTCCTAATTTCGATCAGCGTAAAGCGGCCAAAAACCCCAACAGTAATGTGGCTTTAACTGCCGAGCAGGATTTGGGCGGGATTGGTTCGCGTGCGCAGGTTGCTAATGTTTATCTGGTCAAAAAAGATGGTCAGCTTGACAGCATTATCTTCCCCATCCATGGCAAAGGCTTGTTCTCCACCCTGTATGGATTTATCGCTTTAGATAAAGATCTAAAGACGGTAAAGGGTATTAAATACTACGAGCACGGCGAAACTCCAGGCTTAGGTGGCGAGGTTGAAAACTCCACTTGGCTAGCTAAATGGCCTGGCAAGCAAGCTTTGGACGCAAATGGTGAACCCGTCTTAACTTTGGTTAAATCAGTACCAAGCAACGACACTCAAGTTGATGCTCTTTCAGGCGCCACTTGGACCACCAATGGCGTTCAAAACATGATCCACTTCTGGCTAGGTGATAACGGTTTCGGCCCTTTCCTAGACAGAGTAAGAGCGGGGGACATTTAA
- a CDS encoding FAD:protein FMN transferase: MLFLKTVFLKSLAIVGTVTLISSCSQETHYKKIIGSTMGTNYSVIAKISHQNINQIHQEIETELNDINQLMSTYISDSEINRFNQLQDNTCFTFSDKTWQVLLASKQVYEETNGAFDITLGPLISRWGFNVEQYAEKVPTPQEIAQLLTQVGTNKLSYDLDQQCIQKTRPDITINLSAIAKGYGVDRLATIVEQHHISDYLVEIGGEVKASGLKNFNQNWKIAVEKPSTAGQRQQSIIVNLLDSSIATSGDYRNYFVHQGKRFSHTIDPTNGYPVTHQLTSISVIHPSNMMADAYATALNVLGTKQAYEFAKKHQLAIYTISQNGAKVEVDSNRRFKDYISQ, translated from the coding sequence ATGCTTTTTCTAAAAACAGTATTCCTTAAATCGTTAGCCATTGTTGGTACTGTTACTTTAATCAGCAGTTGTAGCCAAGAAACTCACTATAAAAAAATCATCGGCTCTACTATGGGCACCAACTACAGCGTTATCGCCAAGATTTCCCACCAAAATATCAATCAGATTCATCAAGAGATTGAGACAGAGCTCAACGACATTAATCAGTTGATGTCGACCTACATTAGTGATTCTGAAATTAATCGTTTTAATCAGCTACAAGATAACACTTGCTTTACGTTTTCCGACAAGACCTGGCAGGTTTTGTTAGCCTCTAAGCAGGTGTATGAAGAAACTAATGGCGCTTTTGATATTACCTTGGGGCCACTAATTTCCCGCTGGGGTTTTAACGTCGAACAATATGCAGAAAAGGTGCCAACTCCACAAGAAATTGCGCAACTGCTCACTCAAGTGGGCACCAATAAATTGTCTTACGATTTAGATCAGCAGTGTATCCAAAAAACACGCCCTGACATCACTATCAATTTATCTGCCATTGCTAAAGGCTATGGTGTGGACAGACTCGCCACGATTGTTGAGCAACACCATATTAGTGATTATTTAGTCGAAATTGGCGGTGAGGTTAAAGCTTCAGGATTGAAAAACTTTAATCAGAATTGGAAAATAGCAGTAGAAAAACCGAGCACTGCAGGACAGCGACAACAGTCTATCATCGTTAATTTATTAGATAGTTCTATAGCGACTTCCGGCGACTATCGTAATTACTTTGTGCATCAAGGTAAACGCTTTTCCCATACTATCGATCCAACCAATGGCTACCCTGTAACTCATCAGCTCACCTCAATTTCGGTGATCCACCCGAGCAATATGATGGCCGACGCTTATGCAACTGCCTTAAACGTTCTGGGTACAAAGCAGGCGTATGAGTTTGCCAAAAAGCATCAATTAGCCATTTATACCATCAGTCAAAATGGAGCAAAGGTTGAAGTTGATTCCAATCGCAGGTTTAAAGACTATATCAGTCAATAG
- a CDS encoding CBS domain-containing protein has protein sequence MLKSVAVRDYMTSAMITLAPEIHVVKAAQTMMEYRLTGAPVLDENNRLVGYLSEKDCLHTVLSAIYHGEIGDRVMDRMTKEVKTCHPDDSIAVVAERFLQDNCRMYPVVEKSKLVGMISRQSILKALQYVGIG, from the coding sequence ATGCTCAAATCCGTTGCAGTAAGAGATTACATGACCTCTGCCATGATTACCTTGGCTCCCGAAATTCATGTGGTAAAAGCCGCCCAAACCATGATGGAGTATCGGCTAACTGGCGCCCCGGTGTTGGATGAAAATAACCGTTTAGTGGGTTACTTGTCGGAAAAAGATTGCCTGCATACGGTTTTAAGCGCTATTTATCATGGCGAAATTGGCGATAGAGTGATGGATCGCATGACCAAGGAAGTTAAAACTTGTCACCCGGATGATAGCATAGCGGTGGTTGCTGAGCGTTTTTTACAAGATAACTGCCGAATGTATCCGGTGGTCGAAAAAAGTAAACTGGTTGGAATGATTTCGCGTCAGTCTATTCTAAAGGCGCTTCAATATGTTGGCATCGGTTAG
- a CDS encoding NADH:ubiquinone reductase (Na(+)-transporting) subunit D, giving the protein MAFDKQEAKSVLFAPIFNNNPIALQVLGICSALAVTVKLETAFVMSLALTMVVAFSNLLISLIRNHIPSSIRIIVQMTIIASLVILVDQVLKAYAYEVSKQLSVFVGLIITNCIVMGRAEAYAMKNGPFMSFLDGVGNGLGYSILLIVVAFFRELFGSGKLWGYTIFQSVSDGGWYQTNGLLLLPASSFFIIGLLIWALRTWKTDQVEAKE; this is encoded by the coding sequence ATGGCTTTTGATAAACAAGAAGCTAAATCGGTTTTATTTGCACCGATTTTTAACAACAACCCCATCGCCTTGCAGGTATTGGGGATCTGTTCTGCCTTAGCGGTTACCGTCAAGTTAGAAACAGCATTTGTAATGAGTTTAGCCTTAACCATGGTTGTGGCTTTCTCGAATTTACTGATCAGTTTGATTCGTAATCATATTCCGTCCAGCATTCGTATTATTGTCCAAATGACCATTATCGCCTCGTTGGTAATTCTAGTGGACCAAGTTCTGAAAGCTTACGCCTATGAAGTTTCAAAGCAGCTGTCGGTATTTGTTGGCCTGATTATTACTAACTGTATCGTGATGGGTCGTGCCGAAGCTTATGCCATGAAAAATGGTCCATTCATGAGTTTCTTGGATGGTGTTGGTAACGGTCTTGGTTATTCGATTTTGCTGATCGTGGTTGCTTTCTTCCGTGAACTATTCGGTTCGGGCAAGCTATGGGGCTACACCATCTTCCAAAGCGTTTCCGATGGCGGCTGGTATCAAACGAACGGTTTATTACTGTTACCAGCAAGCTCATTCTTTATTATCGGCTTGTTGATTTGGGCGCTTCGTACCTGGAAAACCGACCAAGTGGAGGCTAAAGAATAA
- the glmM gene encoding phosphoglucosamine mutase: MMRKYFGTDGIRGTVGQFPITPEFVLKLAWAAGKVLVNKKGSERGTVIIGKDTRISGYMFESVLEAGLTAAGVNSLLVGPMPTPAVAYLTRTFRADAAIVISASHNPFYDNGIKFFSEDGTKLPDEIELEIEAMLDQELVTLSSESLGKAYRIDDAAARYIEFCKASVPNDFSLKGKKIVVDCAHGAAYHIAPHVFEELGAEIIAMGVSPNGLNINQECGATDTQALAAKVLSEQADLGIALDGDADRVMMIDNKGNLINGDQLILLIAEAAQSKGRLQGGVVGTLMTNMAVENRLKSLEIPFVRAKVGDRYVMEALKTNGWTLGGESSGHVICLEHNTTGDGIIAALQVLRTLFEQEIDLYAWAQQNPLFPQSLVNVRVADAQRALNSSQLTEAIKSAEHQLAGQGRVLIRASGTEPLVRVMVEAQDQAVAKRKAQEIAALVT; encoded by the coding sequence ATAATGAGAAAATATTTTGGTACTGACGGTATTCGCGGTACGGTTGGACAGTTTCCGATCACACCTGAATTTGTCTTAAAACTCGCTTGGGCTGCGGGAAAAGTTTTAGTTAATAAAAAAGGCTCTGAGCGAGGCACTGTAATCATCGGCAAGGATACTCGAATTTCAGGCTATATGTTTGAGTCGGTTTTAGAAGCAGGCTTAACGGCAGCTGGCGTCAATAGCTTATTAGTGGGGCCGATGCCAACACCGGCGGTTGCTTATTTGACGCGCACTTTTCGTGCGGACGCGGCAATAGTGATTAGCGCTTCACACAATCCTTTTTATGATAACGGCATTAAGTTTTTTTCTGAAGATGGAACTAAGCTGCCCGATGAGATTGAACTTGAAATTGAGGCCATGCTCGATCAGGAACTAGTTACCTTGTCTTCTGAATCTTTGGGCAAGGCCTATCGAATTGACGATGCCGCCGCGCGCTATATAGAATTTTGTAAAGCCAGTGTTCCTAATGACTTTTCCTTAAAAGGTAAAAAAATCGTTGTAGATTGTGCCCATGGTGCCGCTTACCATATAGCACCCCATGTTTTTGAAGAACTGGGTGCGGAAATAATAGCTATGGGAGTTTCACCTAACGGACTGAATATTAATCAGGAGTGCGGCGCTACCGATACCCAAGCTTTGGCAGCTAAAGTGTTGTCTGAGCAGGCTGATCTGGGAATTGCATTGGATGGCGATGCGGATCGAGTCATGATGATCGATAACAAAGGAAATTTGATTAACGGCGATCAATTGATTCTGTTAATTGCTGAAGCAGCTCAGAGCAAAGGCCGCTTACAAGGTGGTGTGGTTGGAACCTTGATGACAAACATGGCTGTTGAAAACAGGCTTAAGAGTCTAGAAATTCCGTTTGTACGAGCAAAAGTCGGTGATCGTTATGTGATGGAAGCGTTAAAAACCAACGGCTGGACTTTGGGCGGTGAGTCATCGGGGCATGTAATTTGCTTAGAGCATAATACCACTGGTGACGGCATCATTGCTGCATTGCAAGTACTTAGAACCTTATTCGAGCAAGAGATTGATTTGTACGCTTGGGCGCAACAAAATCCATTATTCCCGCAAAGTTTGGTCAATGTTCGTGTTGCTGACGCGCAAAGGGCGTTAAATTCAAGCCAACTAACGGAAGCGATCAAGTCGGCGGAACACCAGTTGGCCGGACAAGGCCGAGTCTTGATTCGCGCATCGGGTACTGAGCCGCTAGTTAGGGTCATGGTGGAAGCGCAAGATCAAGCAGTTGCGAAGCGAAAAGCTCAAGAAATTGCTGCTTTGGTCACATAA
- the nqrF gene encoding NADH:ubiquinone reductase (Na(+)-transporting) subunit F — protein sequence MNEIILGVTLFTAVIIALVLVILVARKQLVSSGDVTIDINGDADKAITVEAGGKLLGALADSGIFVSSACGGGGTCGQCVCKVTEGGGSILPTEESHINKREAAEGYRLSCQVAVKQDMKIEVPEEVFGTKKWECEVISNENKATFIKELKLKIPNGESVPFRAGGYIQIEAPAYKLKYSEFDVEEEYHEDWNRFKLFDIESEVKDETIRAYSMANYPLEEGIIMLNVRIATPPPRDMSLPAGKMSSYIFNLKPGDKVTISGPYGEFFAKDTKAEMVFVGGGAGMAPMRSHIFDQLRRIKTDRKITFWYGARSKREMFYVEDFDMLAEENENFEWHVALSDPQPEDNWDGYTGFIHNVLLENYLKDHPAPEDCEFYMCGPPMMNAAVIQMLEDLGVEHENILLDDFGG from the coding sequence ATGAACGAAATTATTTTAGGCGTTACATTATTTACAGCGGTAATTATTGCGTTAGTGCTCGTGATCTTAGTGGCGCGCAAGCAATTAGTCAGTAGTGGTGATGTAACTATCGATATTAATGGCGATGCTGATAAGGCGATCACGGTCGAAGCAGGCGGCAAACTATTAGGCGCGTTGGCCGATTCCGGTATTTTTGTCTCCTCGGCCTGTGGCGGCGGCGGCACTTGCGGTCAGTGCGTGTGCAAAGTAACTGAAGGCGGCGGCTCGATCTTGCCAACTGAAGAAAGCCATATCAACAAACGTGAAGCCGCCGAAGGCTATCGTCTATCTTGTCAGGTTGCAGTAAAACAAGATATGAAAATCGAAGTACCAGAAGAAGTCTTCGGTACTAAGAAATGGGAATGCGAAGTTATCTCTAATGAAAACAAAGCAACCTTCATTAAAGAGTTAAAACTTAAGATCCCGAATGGCGAAAGCGTACCTTTCCGCGCTGGTGGTTATATTCAGATCGAAGCTCCAGCTTACAAGTTAAAGTATTCTGAATTCGACGTTGAAGAAGAATATCATGAAGATTGGAATCGCTTTAAATTGTTTGATATAGAGTCAGAAGTCAAAGACGAAACCATTCGTGCTTACTCGATGGCTAACTATCCGTTAGAGGAAGGCATTATCATGCTTAATGTGCGCATCGCAACGCCACCGCCGCGAGACATGTCCTTGCCTGCCGGTAAAATGTCCTCTTACATTTTTAACTTAAAACCTGGTGATAAGGTCACTATTTCAGGGCCTTACGGTGAGTTTTTTGCTAAAGACACTAAAGCGGAAATGGTTTTCGTTGGTGGCGGTGCTGGTATGGCTCCTATGCGTTCGCACATTTTCGATCAGCTGCGCCGGATTAAAACCGACCGTAAAATTACCTTCTGGTACGGTGCTCGTTCTAAGCGTGAAATGTTCTATGTAGAAGATTTCGATATGCTGGCTGAAGAAAACGAGAACTTTGAATGGCACGTGGCGCTATCGGATCCGCAGCCAGAAGATAATTGGGATGGTTATACTGGTTTTATCCATAACGTGCTTCTAGAGAATTACCTTAAGGATCACCCAGCACCGGAAGATTGTGAGTTCTATATGTGTGGACCACCCATGATGAATGCCGCAGTTATTCAAATGCTAGAAGATCTAGGCGTTGAACATGAGAATATCTTGTTGGATGATTTTGGTGGCTAA